The following proteins come from a genomic window of Athalia rosae chromosome 1, iyAthRosa1.1, whole genome shotgun sequence:
- the LOC105690773 gene encoding serine protease snake-like, producing MRPILNTVSTFLLILRCSGVLGAGEKSKEKCKEYANYVYADEAAPILRMNAGTNSISHCGIVEVPLIIGGTKAVRKEFPHMALIGFGNSDEDVSWQCGGSLISESFVLTAAHCLDSRDKGPAFKVRAGLINQKTPGEEMQERIVAERIKHPNYQPPSRYHDIALLKLKEPFDLNADVRPACLHVEKDIPGTKSIASGFGKTAYDEADGSDDLMKVQLTYISEEVCKDTFKTDFGGRQMPDGLITSLICAGEMGGGKDTCQGDSGGPIQRVLEDPYCMYSIVGITSFGKFCGFKNSPAIYSRVSSYVDWIEGIVWP from the exons ATGCGCCCGATTCTCAACACCGTGTCAACATTCCTTTTGATTCTTCGATGCAGCGGAGTCCTGGGAGCCGGTGAAAAGAGCAAAGAAA AATGCAAGGAATACGCGAATTACGTCTACGCGGATGAGGCGGCACCGATTCTCAGAATGAACGCCGGTACCAATTCAATATCGCATTGCGGAATCGTCGAAGTCCCTCTCATCATCGGTGGCACGAAAGCCGTTCGAAAGGAATTTCCGCACATG GCGTTAATCGGCTTCGGGAATTCTGACGAGGATGTTTCTTGGCAATGCGGAGGTTCTTTGATCTCGGAAAGTTTTGTTTTAACCGCAGCCCACTGTTTGGATTCCCGAGACAA AGGACCGGCGTTCAAGGTCCGCGCCGGTTTGATAAACCAGAAAACTCCGGGCGAGGAAATGCAGGAAAGGATCGTTGCGGAAAGAATCAAACATCCGAATTATCAACCTCCGTCGCGTTACCACGACATTGCGCTGTTGAAACTGAAGGAGCCTTTCGATCTCAACGCGGACGTTCGACCGGCTTGTCTTCACGTTGAAAAAGATATTCCTGGAACGAAATCGATAGCCTCCGGTTTCGGAAAAACTGCATATG aTGAGGCGGACGGCAGCGACGATCTCATGAAGGTTCAACTGACATATATTTCTGAGGAAGTATGCAAAGATACTTTCAAAACAGATTTCGGGGGAAGGCAAATGCCTGACGGTTTGATTACGAGCTTAATTTGTGCCGGAGAGATGGGGGGAGGCAAGGACACCTGCCAG GGCGACAGCGGAGGCCCCATCCAGAGGGTGTTGGAAGACCCTTACTGTATGTACAGTATAGTGGGTATAACcagtttcggaaaattttgcggCTTTAAAAATTCACCCGCCATATACAGCAGGGTCAGTTCGTACGTGGATTGGATCGAGGGCATTGTATGGCCTTGA
- the LOC105690809 gene encoding protein phosphatase 1 regulatory subunit 3C isoform X2, with translation MCSIAMPAEVILGHSPPVYSTLLYRPLVVSPQVTTRSVPPRIRPCLSTGSLPLDSLHNNNKQKKRVVFADDRGRPLTQVRVMSEPSNVPPLWSSAYLAGVTRGVKVEAAPTPWVTTFPQPASDYLAFRRKLDQDAVSLENVIVREAEQCLVGTVKVKNLAYDKEIVVRASSDNWQSHEDAHCSYVAQPGAAQAALVLYDTFRFRLTLPPRSEKIEFCVCYRVGGEEYWDNNEGNNYIVRKKPEPQQSPKLPQSNGMTLISSTTTTTTLSNGCNGNATDGTSIQMGINGTNYREANRLRDATRANMQAWSEFASWNHLVNDSPYW, from the exons ATGTGCTCGATAGCGATGCCAGCTGAGGTGATACTCGGGCACAGTCCGCCAGTTTATAGCACCTTGCTTTATCGACCACTCGTCGTTTCACCGCAAGTAACAACGAGGTCGGTACCACCCAGGATACGACCATGTCTCTCGACGGGATCTCTACCTCTCGACAGTTTGCACAATAACAATAAACAGAAGAAGAGGGTCGTATTCGCCGATGATCGCGGCCGACCGCTTACCCag GTCAGGGTCATGTCGGAGCCGAGCAACGTACCACCTCTATGGAGCAGCGCTTATTTGGCGGGCGTAACTCGGGGTGTAAAAGTTGAAGCGGCGCCGACGCCATGGGTGACGACGTTTCCCCAGCCGGCCAGTGACTACCTCGCGTTCCGTCGAAAATTGGATCAAGATGCGGTCAGTTTAGAAAATGTGATAGTAAGAGAAGCCGAACAGTGTTTGGTTGGAAcagtaaaagtgaaaaacttgGCGTACGATAAGGAAATAGTCGTGAGGGCGAGCAGCGACAATTGGCAGTCGCACGAGGACGCTCATTGCAGTTACGTTGCTCAACCCGGAGCCGCTCAAGCAGCCCTTGTACTTTACGACACCTTCCGCTTCCGCTTGACCCTACCGCCGAGGtccgagaaaattgaattttgcgTATGCTATCGCGTCGGCGGCGAAGAATACTGGGACAACAACGAGGGGAATAATTACATCGTTAGAAAAAAGCCCGAG CCTCAGCAATCGCCGAAACTGCCGCAGTCCAACGGAATGACATTGATAAGttcgacgactacgacgacgaccttATCCAACGGTTGCAACGGCAACGCGACCGACGGCACATCCATCCAGATGGGTATCAACGGTACGAATTACCGGGAAGCTAACAGACTCCGCGACGCAACTAGGGCTAACATGCAAGCGTGGAGTGAATTCGCATCGTGGAATCACCTCGTCAACGATTCACCGTATTGGTGA
- the LOC105690809 gene encoding protein phosphatase 1 regulatory subunit 3C isoform X1 codes for MCSIAMPAEVILGHSPPVYSTLLYRPLVVSPQVTTRSVPPRIRPCLSTGSLPLDSLHNNNKQKKRVVFADDRGRPLTQVKYFVRVMSEPSNVPPLWSSAYLAGVTRGVKVEAAPTPWVTTFPQPASDYLAFRRKLDQDAVSLENVIVREAEQCLVGTVKVKNLAYDKEIVVRASSDNWQSHEDAHCSYVAQPGAAQAALVLYDTFRFRLTLPPRSEKIEFCVCYRVGGEEYWDNNEGNNYIVRKKPEPQQSPKLPQSNGMTLISSTTTTTTLSNGCNGNATDGTSIQMGINGTNYREANRLRDATRANMQAWSEFASWNHLVNDSPYW; via the exons ATGTGCTCGATAGCGATGCCAGCTGAGGTGATACTCGGGCACAGTCCGCCAGTTTATAGCACCTTGCTTTATCGACCACTCGTCGTTTCACCGCAAGTAACAACGAGGTCGGTACCACCCAGGATACGACCATGTCTCTCGACGGGATCTCTACCTCTCGACAGTTTGCACAATAACAATAAACAGAAGAAGAGGGTCGTATTCGCCGATGATCGCGGCCGACCGCTTACCCaggtaaaatatttc GTCAGGGTCATGTCGGAGCCGAGCAACGTACCACCTCTATGGAGCAGCGCTTATTTGGCGGGCGTAACTCGGGGTGTAAAAGTTGAAGCGGCGCCGACGCCATGGGTGACGACGTTTCCCCAGCCGGCCAGTGACTACCTCGCGTTCCGTCGAAAATTGGATCAAGATGCGGTCAGTTTAGAAAATGTGATAGTAAGAGAAGCCGAACAGTGTTTGGTTGGAAcagtaaaagtgaaaaacttgGCGTACGATAAGGAAATAGTCGTGAGGGCGAGCAGCGACAATTGGCAGTCGCACGAGGACGCTCATTGCAGTTACGTTGCTCAACCCGGAGCCGCTCAAGCAGCCCTTGTACTTTACGACACCTTCCGCTTCCGCTTGACCCTACCGCCGAGGtccgagaaaattgaattttgcgTATGCTATCGCGTCGGCGGCGAAGAATACTGGGACAACAACGAGGGGAATAATTACATCGTTAGAAAAAAGCCCGAG CCTCAGCAATCGCCGAAACTGCCGCAGTCCAACGGAATGACATTGATAAGttcgacgactacgacgacgaccttATCCAACGGTTGCAACGGCAACGCGACCGACGGCACATCCATCCAGATGGGTATCAACGGTACGAATTACCGGGAAGCTAACAGACTCCGCGACGCAACTAGGGCTAACATGCAAGCGTGGAGTGAATTCGCATCGTGGAATCACCTCGTCAACGATTCACCGTATTGGTGA